The genomic region CCCACCTGATCACGTATGTCTCTGCGCCCTGTAGCGGGGGCAAGACCCATGCCTTGGCCAATCTCATTAAAGATGCCTTCTCACGAGCACCCTTCGTTGAACCGCAGCGGTTTATGTACGTAGCGCCAACGGTTGACCTACTCGGAGAATTCTCAACTCTTTTGACCGGGCTAGGCATCACGGATCAAACCACGATCGCCTCATCGACTTGCACAAAGGACGTTTTCGAACGTGTCACAAAGCATCTGAGAAGTTCGGACCTTTATCAGGCCACTCACATCACGCTCATCACGCATGCAACCTTTTTGAGACTGCCAGCAGGGCTACGCCATCCTGAACGGTGGCGCATCTTCATCGACGAGGTTCCGCAAATCGATCACTTTCAGAACGCGCGTTTACCCGAGACCAGAAACACCTTAGCAGGCTGCCTTGAGGCTAGCCCCTTCACAGAAGCACTCGTCCGTGTCGACAAGAAGCAAGGCAAGAGCATCAAAAAGCTACTCGAAGATACCGGCGTCAAGGGTATCGCCGATATGCTGCGCAAGATCGAAAGCCCTAACTACACTGTCTACACCGATGCCGTTTCCTTCGACCGGGTGTTGAAGCCAACACGGGCCAATTTTGATCCGGAGTTCTCGCTACCGCTGCTGGCGGTCATAAATCCTGACATCTTCGACGGCTGCTGTTTCCTCTCAGCGAACTTCGAGGAGTCAATGCTGTACGACCTTCTCATGCGCAATAAGAAAATCGTCGTGCCAAATGAGGAACTAACGGCCATGCTGCGCTATCAGCAATACCCTAAGGTCGTTGGCCAACGCGCGCACATCAGATACCTGCTTGATGGCAAGCGGTACAGTAAATCGCTTCGAGACAAGTTCACCTCAGATGCAAAGCGGGTCAAGCCAGCAATCGACGATACAATACTGAACCATCTTGGGAGGGAGAAATTCCTGCTGGTCGCCAACAAAGACGACAAAGGAAGCCTGACCAAGGCCACTAATGCCGAACGATTGAGCGGAAGCCCGCAAGGTCTCAACTGCTACCAGAACTACACGCGCATCGTGTTCTTGTCCGCTTTGAACCGCGATGCAAAGCACTTATCATTGCTGCGTGAGGTAGGATTTTCCGGGGATACCATTCAAAAGGCAACCCTTGTCGAAGCTGTTCATCAGGCAGTTATGAGAACAGCACTGCGTGATCCATCCTCAAAAGCAGCCGTCGAAATTATTGTTCCCGACAAATGGACGGCCCAAGAGCTTGGAAATATTTTGGGCTGCGCGAATATTTCCAGGCTTGGAAACATCGTCCTCAATGGGGTCCTGCCCTATACCCAAAAAGACAAAGATCGGCGCCATGATTTCCAGAAGCTATTTAAGTCGTTGCTGGTGATAGGACGCAATACGAACATTTCGAGCGGCGACGACGATGAGAAGCTTGATTCGGCGATTTCGCTACCTTTTCTCTTAAAGGATATGAAGAAAGGTAGTTATTTTGCTGCGAATGGATCATTAGCGGCAACGAACAGATTGAATTCTGGAATTTCGTTCACTCTACACGATACCGTTACGGCTACTGGCGCCAGCGAGCACGCAGCAAACCTTTTACCTGCCCAGGATTTCGTCAGATTCCTTAGAGTGGCTTCAAGAACGCCTATTTCCCGCAAAGACGAGCTTCCCTTACTCATTCCATCTATCTTCAAAGAGAACCCCAAAGGCGGCTTTAGGGCAAACGACAACTTCGCCTTTTCCTCGTGCCTCGTTCTCGACTTCGATGGCGGGGCACTGTCACCAGAAATCTTTGAAAACATCTTCTGGCACAGCGCGGGATCGAGTGGGAAACGCTCGTTTATAATCTGCAATACGTTCTCACGCACGGCATCGGAGCCCAATCGCTTCCGCGTCATCATGCCATTCAAGAAGCCTGTAACCGATGCCAAGGTCTTTGAGGCCATTTTCGACGCCGTCGCCCTACGCCTTGAGCAAGCGGGCTACCCAAAGGCAGAATCAAAACTCGACGAAAATAGCCGCAAGGTCACGCAGTCCTACTACCTACCCTGCACGAATAGACAGCACAAAGACCAAGCGTTCATTCGCGCGTATGGAACGCAGACGCGAGAGTTTGATAGGTATGCGATCGATCCAGAAGCGTACGAGGTTACGCTTCCGCGAACTGAGCCTCTCCCTTGCACCCAGACCCCACATCCGAAAAGGGGCAAGGATGACAGCCCTGAGGCCCGAAAGCATATCGAGTCAGCCAAGAACAAGCTGAGATCCATGACCAGCGGCAGACACCAACTGTTCTTTGATCTGGGCGTGCTTTTGGCGAGGAAATGTTACTACTCGCTCCACGAGGTTGAGAGAGAGCTGTTAGAAGTCGCAGGCAGCGATCCAAAGATGAAGAAGAAGGCGCGGGACATTATGAAATCGCTCAAAAGTCGCCAGTGAGCAATGGCTGGGGACACAAAAGTAGTGCCCTTGTCTAGCGCTCATCGAGGGGTGCGCCCTTCGAAGAATAACGATCGTCTTCGCCTAAGTCCTCTATGCCTCCGCCACGTTACCCCGCTGCGATCACACAACGCCGTTTACCAAATTAGATTGAATCGCCCCTTAGCCAGTGGGCACACTCTGCTTCCTGAGATAATCAGCATAGAGATAAGGACGTTGAGCCAAACGCAGAAACACTTCGCCCTCGACAAGAGATTTTTGTCCTGAATAGGGACTTAAGGAATGATCGCGAAATTCTTGACGTTCGGTGTTTCAGTCGTAGCCCTGCACCTTGTCGGGGGCGCCGCTATGGGAGCGAGCTTTGATTGTCGCCCTTACATGAAAGTCAGGGCTTGCCCCGAAGCGGTTATCTGCGAAACATCAGTCCTCTCCCAGCAGGATGATCTGCTTGCGCGCAACTATGACTTCCGAATGCGGAATTCATCAACCAGAGCAGCAGTCGGCCTACGCGATGAACAAAGGCTCTGGATTCAACAACGAAAAAACTGTGGATGCGATGCCTCGTGCATCTCCGACCTGTATACGAAGCGGTTGAAAGAATTGGTCGACCCCGTCGACACCTCCGCGTCGAACGACGCATCGAACACTGCCCCGTACGTATCTCACTGGACCTGCACTAGCGAGGGGGCCGACCCCAGACGCTATGCCCTCAAAATTGTAGAAGAGTCATATACTGATCAAGCGGGCAATACGGCTCTGCGCCAGGGAAGTATTGAGTTGATGGCAAAGAATCAACCGAGCGACACTGATCAATTCCCTATCGAACGCGGTGCAATTGAAACTTTTCGTATCACAAGCATCGCAGACATAGACGTTTGCGCCAAATATGGCTGGACTGCTGAGGATGGGAATTACAGCGCCGTATTCTGCGGCGCCACACAAGGGATTGGTAGTATCGAGGTGATACCTAAAGGCGCAACGCAGCCAATCCTAAATG from Hyphomicrobium sp. MC1 harbors:
- a CDS encoding lysozyme inhibitor LprI family protein; amino-acid sequence: MIAKFLTFGVSVVALHLVGGAAMGASFDCRPYMKVRACPEAVICETSVLSQQDDLLARNYDFRMRNSSTRAAVGLRDEQRLWIQQRKNCGCDASCISDLYTKRLKELVDPVDTSASNDASNTAPYVSHWTCTSEGADPRRYALKIVEESYTDQAGNTALRQGSIELMAKNQPSDTDQFPIERGAIETFRITSIADIDVCAKYGWTAEDGNYSAVFCGATQGIGSIEVIPKGATQPILNAQCDSADVN